A window from Mustelus asterias unplaced genomic scaffold, sMusAst1.hap1.1 HAP1_SCAFFOLD_113, whole genome shotgun sequence encodes these proteins:
- the LOC144484516 gene encoding uncharacterized protein LOC144484516 → MEKPWKCGDCGKGFSCPSHLEAHRRSHTGERPFTCSACGKGFTRLSCLQTHHLVHSDNKLFTCSVCENSFKRKPDLLTYQRIHTGQRPFTCSACGKGFTQSSNLQTHQQVHTGERPFTCSECGKGFIHSSILLKHQRVHTRERLFTCSDCGKGFIQSSHLLRHKPVHTGERPFTCSQCGKRFTNSSHLLRHQRVHK, encoded by the coding sequence atggagaaaccatggaaatgtggggactgtgggaagggattcagttgtCCTTCCCATCTGGaggctcatcgacgcagtcacaccggggaacggccattcacctgctctgcgtgtgggaaaggattcactcggttatcctgTCTTCAGACACACCATCTTGTTCATTCTGATAACAAACTTTTCACTTGCTCTGTCTGTGAGAACAGTTTTAAAAGGAAACCGGATTTGCTGACttaccaacgcattcacaccgggcagagaccgttcacctgctctgcgtgtgggaagggattcactcagtcatccaacctgcagacacaccagcaagttcacactggagagagaccgttcacctgctccgagtgtgggaagggattcattcactcATCAATTCTGctaaaacaccagcgagttcacacgcgggagaggctgttcacctgctccgattgtgggaagggattcattcagtcatcccacctactgAGACACAAaccagttcacacaggggagaggccattcacctgctcccagtgtgggaagagattcactaattcatcccacctactgagacaccagcgagttcacaagtga